The following proteins come from a genomic window of Sander vitreus isolate 19-12246 chromosome 14, sanVit1, whole genome shotgun sequence:
- the ciarta gene encoding circadian associated repressor of transcription a, giving the protein MNSLGSSSKWPSYDSLTSTSSFLFSESEQTEDEADVFSEGEGDSGIRKSLSGDEGITHSGNYLKFPPHSHQLHAMSKSDQPEHCPDETKRLDPASFSGAAMLGSSSATPGDLAFAQKCADLWRFIGPLLELLSGLKTGRFNRGLSSFQQSVAIDRLQRILGILQKPEMGEKYLQNLLQIEMMLKIWFPRVAFQSTDIQSKTFTPRVRPHWRQNQLHMPVKKRKLSLSENDDSREVPTKNKHYQHGIHWSCQAATPLDTVSTCLPGSSKKPTAPEDETVEGSCTAEHEFTYSTVTLSRPLFLKRENKNQKQSAISLPSSCEIPATQDSSVSSSDIITTTTDSS; this is encoded by the exons ATGAATTCATTGGGCAGTTCTTCCAAATGGCCATCTTATGACTCGCTAACCTCCACCTCAAGCTTTCtcttcagtgagagtgagcagACTGAGGATGAAGCAGACGTCTTCTCTGAGGGAGAAGGAGACAGTGGAATAAGAAAGTCCCTCTCAGGCGATGAAGGAATCACACACTCTGGAAATTACCTTAAATTCCCACCACATTCACATCAGCTGCACGCAATGTCTAAGAGCGACCAGCCTGAACACTGCCCTGATGAAACTAAGCGTCTCGACCCAGCTTCTTTTTCTGGAGCTGCCATGTTAGGCTCATCTTCAGCGACACCAGGAGACCTGGCCTTCGCTCAGAAA TGTGCAGATTTGTGGAGGTTTATCGGCCCTTTGCTTGAGCTTCTCAGTGGACTAAAGACTGGGCGGTTTAACAGAG GTCTATCCAGTTTCCAGCAGAGTGTTGCAATAGACAGATTACAGAGGATTCTTGGAATTCTACAGAAGCCTGAAATGGG TGAGAAATACCTCCAAAACCTACTGCAGATAGAGATGATGCTCAAAATATGGTTCCCTCGGGTGGCATTTCAGTCCACGGATATACAGAGCAAGACCTTCACTCCCAGAGTTCGACCACACTGGCGCCAAAACCAGCTCCACATGCCAGTTAAG AAGAGAAAACTGAGCTTGTCAGAGAATGACGACTCCAGAGAAGTCCCGACCAAGAATAAGCACTATCAACATGGAATACATTGGAGCTGCCAGGCTGCGACTCCACTTGACACTGTTTCCACATGTCTACCTGGATCATCTAAAAAACCGACAGCTCCAGAGGATGAAACAGTTGAGGGCAGCTGTACAGCTGAACATGAGTTTACATACAGCACTGTCACTTTAAGCAGGCCGTTATTTTTAAAGCGAGAAAATAAGAATCAGAAGCAGTCTGCGATTTCTCTGCCCTCCTCTTGTGAAATCCCAGCTACACAGGACAGCTCAGTGTCCTCAAGTGACATCATAACAACTACAACTGACTCATCTTAG